The genomic interval GATGGTTGCGTTTGTAGTCATGGTACTTCAGGTAACTCGTTCGCTCTTGGATGTACCGGTACGCCTTTTGAAAATTCGCCAGTCGTGTCTTGCCCAGCTTGCGGCGACTTCGCAGACTGGCCGCCGAGTGAAGCACACGACTGGCACCACTGGGTCGTTTCAAGTCTTTCAACATCCGGCGTGCCCAGGCCACCGACTGGCGTTCTTGCGACTTGGGAAACAACGCACCCGCCATCGCCCATACCCGTTCGCTGACATGATAGAAGTCAGCCACTCGCGTCCAATCCAGTTTCGCACCTGTGATCGGATGCTTCATTGGCCGCAGCACTCGACGAAAATAGTTCGTCTCATTGCTTCCCGAATCGGTCACGTAGGCCAACCGCGGAAGCGGGCCACTCCAACTTGTAAACAGCTCGATCAGCAACTCTGTCAGCATGGAATCCATCGTCGTTTGCCCCAACTCAGGCGGATAAGCCAAGTAGATCGTCCCCAATCGTTTCCCCGCTCGATCGTAAACGCTCAAGGTTGCGGCAGTCGCTACTTCAAAGAACCCGAGTCGATGTCGAAGCGTGATCCCATCTCGCCCCACAGCCAGCACGGGCTTACGACTACCGCTGCTTTCGCCCGCGATTCGCAGCATTTCGATCAGCGCATCGACCTGGTGCGTTTGCCGAATCGGCTCCATCGCTGCGGCCAATGCGACAGTGCAAGCACGCAAGCGTTTGACGCCCATCGAGACGCCCGAGTTCTGTTTGATCAAAGCCAGCGTTGCTTGTTGGCTCATGCCAGCAGCAGCATGAGTCTTGCCGATCCAGTCCAGCATTGCCGGCGAGACGTTTTCCACCAGTCCCAGCATCAATTGCAAAGGAAAGATGGTTTCTTCACCCCGTTGCCAGCTTCGGTAACCGGTTCGACAAAGGACGATGTTGCCGAAGCGTGTTGCGATCGATCGGTTGGGAGTTGGTTTGGAGCGACGACGATACCCGCTACATTGGAAGTACAGATCTTTGGGCAAGGTGTCAGCTTGACTGGGTTCAAGCGACTGAACCACAGCTTGCAGCACCAATCGCCCGAGCTCACGAACGAGCAACAGCAAAGCGACTTCAAATTGGAAGAATGCGGTAGGAGTGATCGCCAGGGCGAGAAACGACTCAACAGTGGCGACGAACCTGGGTTTGACCGTGTCAAAAACTTGGTCGACGATTTGTTGTGCGATAAGAAATCGGTGTTGATCCGTTGCGTGCTGGTGTCCCCAGCATTTAAACTCATCCATGAGGGCGTCCTTGTGTTGCCGTATTTGTTTTGCAACATCAGTGTGACGCGGGACGCCCTCTTTATGAAATACCAATCCGAACTCACGCCGATCTTCGACTTACGCCCTTCGCTATCCCTCGGAATCTTGCGCCCTGGCGAGACGACACCCAAATCGTCCCAGTTCACGTAGCTCTTTTGACTGCGGCGGCTCAGGTGACGTTTTGCCATCCGGCGAACCTTGCTTCGGAACGCCATCAGCATCGGCCAATTGTCATTGATCCCGTAATACTGATAGTGCCCCCGAAGTTTCGCGTTGAGCACTTGCCACATTTCGCCCACCGGAGTGGAGAGCTGATGATGAAACCAGAGACGCATTTCACTCAGCTTCATACGCAGCTTCTTACCCGACGTTTTCCTTTTCAGTTTGAACTTCCCGGCACGTGACCGGCCGCAGTAATGAGTGAATCCGAGGAAGTCGAATACCGCTGGAGCGCCTTCACCCAACCGCTGGCTATCGCGACGGGCGAAACGTCCAAAACGGATCAACTTGGTTTTCTCCTCGGCGATTGACAGCGAGAACCGGGCAAGTCGCTTGGGCAATACCGCTTGGTATCTCCTCGCATCAGATTCAAGTTCAATGCCGCACACGAAATCATCAGCAAAGCGTACGATGTACGCTTCGCCCCGAAGCCGTGGCTTGACTTCTTGCTCGAACCATTGGTCCAACACGTAATTCAAATACACGTTGGCCAACAACGGGGAGAGACTTGCCCCTTGTGGGACACCGTCTTCGGTTGCCGTCAGCTTGCCATCGATCATCACTCCGGCTCTAAGAAAACCGGTGATCAGTCGAAGCATCTTCGGGTCGCTGACACGGATGCGCAGCAATTCGATTAAGCGTTCATGAGACACATTGTCGAAGAAACCTTCGATGTCTGCGTCACTGATCCAGTTCACTCTTTGCGTGGCGATGATCGCCCCAAGTGTCGACAGGGCCGCGTGACAGGATCGCTTGGGACGGTAACCATACGAAGCGTCATGAAAGTCGACTTCGTAGATTTGTTCCAAGATCATCACGACTGCGCGTTGGACAAGTTTGTCCTCCACGCAAGCGATACCAAGCGGCCTCGTTTTCCCATTCCCTTTGGGAATGTTCTTTCGCAAACTTGGTCTCGGCCGATAGGAGCCTCGGTGCAGTCGCAGAAGAAGGTCCTGCAGGTTGGCCCGCAGATTCTCTTCGTAGTCTTCCACCGTGACGTTGTCGACGCCGGGCGTCTTGCCTCGTTTCAATCGGCGAAAGGCGTACCAGAGCAGCTCGTAGTTGAGCAGCGAGAAGAGGTTGTTGAAAACCGCTCCCGGGTCCGCTTTCGCTCGTTGAGAGATGCGATCCAGCCTGGTTAGCACCGTGGGTCCGTCACTGAGTACGGCCGGTGCCAGGTCTGAATCGCGTGAAATCCCGACCGCCTTCCCTCGATCGATATTACTCGACTTCGTTCCACTTGATTGGCCTTCAAGCTTCAACGGTAGTATTCGGTCGTCCGACTCCCTGAGCGTCATTTGTCTTCGTCGCTTATTCCACTTCTCGGACATACTCACTCGACCACGATTGGAGATCGCGGATCGATCAAGAACCTCAGGGTCTCACTGGTTGCCTGACTGACGTTGTGTGTAGCGCGCGTGAGCCGACCAAGGCGAACAGCAAGCGTTCTTCGGGGCGCCGACTCCGGGGCTCTCCACGAAGCTCGCCAATGACGCGTCGTGAAGTATTGCCTTGGGGCATGCACAAACCTTGGGCACTGTAACCATCTGATTGGGGCCAACAGGTACCAAATTTCGGAGCTATTCCCCTTCACAGCCGCGCACACCACCCACAGTCCATTCATCCTCACTACCTTTCTGCCTGCCTCGCTCCAGAAAGTCCAGTGCTTCAACGACTGACTTCGACCACCGGTCTTATACAGCCGCTGCAACACTCAATACTGGGCCTGTGGCTAGCAGTTACCCAGGCGGGATCTCCCCCCGCTCGTCAATCAGACCTTGCCAGTCCGCACGTGCATCGCTTGGTTCGTCCGATCTTACGTTCAGTGCGGAACAAGGTAGCCCTTGGCGATCATTTCATCACGAGAAATTGGTTCGCCACCGTCAATCGTAACCATCGCTCGAAGTAAATCGGGTGTCACCGACGAGTGTAAACGATAAACCGCGCCGTCGCAAAACAGAACAGCAGGACCGCTAGCGTGAGGGCTAGAGATTGAATTCAGACCATCGTTCAATGAAAACGACATCTTGTCAATGTTAAGGTCGGTTGGGTCGAGCCAGTGAACGTCCGACCGTATCGTTTCCACGATGGCGAGCGTTGTCTCAAGTCCATCAACGATTTCATCGGAGCGTCGCCATCCGCCAGGCTTGCCAAAGGCATGCACACCTACGAGCATCAGAAACGCTGTGTGATGAGCATTAGATTCGTCAATACACTGGTAAGCGTAGGGCATGCCGTGTGGTTCTTCAGGTGGTGGTCCACCGTCTGGTGGAAAGTCTTTAGTGGGCAATGGCCTAGTGTCAATCGAGATGTTGGCCTCAGAATCCCATGGTTCATCGAAGCGATATTCGCCGTACATTGGGGACGCAAACATGAATGGAACGCAACGGATACGCCAGCTATGACCGTCACAGTCGGGCGAAGGAAAGCGGCCAAACGAAGAGTGATAGCTCTGCACAGCGTGCCCAACATACCGAAGGTTGGCGGCGCAAGTTTGTTCGGCACGTCGCTGAGAAGCGTATGGCACGACGTAGCCGATGAATGAAATTGCCAAGAGGCTGCAAGCAATAGCGAGGGCTATTTTTGTGTTGCGTGTCAGAGTGCGTTCCTCTAGGGACGAACGATCAAAATCACCCGGTTGCCGCCAAGTGACTCTGACTTCATGAAACGCCCGACCGGCAACTCGGGTGCATTTTTTTGTTATTTGGCTTTGCTGCGTCCGTGGCGATTTAGTCATTGATCTGGTGGCATTTCCCTTGTGCATTTTGCACACACTGTTGCAGACTGGTCAATGCTCGACTGACAGAATGGGCAAAGCTTTTGAGGCCGTCCCGCTAGGCTTATAAGTAGGAATAGTGGGCCGAAGATTATTGCGTGGGGTAATGAAAACAAGACCACGAATAATGCGCGTTCGGGACGCGCGGATTTTGAGAGAAGAAGGAATGACCCAACCAGACCGAGGCCACTCCAGATAAAGATGTAGGGAAAAAGAGTCATCGTGCGCCGTAAGACGATCTATTGGATTGAGGGATCAACAGGGAGTGCAACGATCATGATCTACGCGTCTGCCAAATAACGGCGGCGTTGACCGAGCGACGCCATTGTGGTTTCCATGTTCATCCGCCCGATGCGTCGCTTCGGTCCAACGCATGGTTCTGTCGTCTTCCGTGGCG from Stieleria varia carries:
- a CDS encoding DUF1559 domain-containing protein; protein product: MHKGNATRSMTKSPRTQQSQITKKCTRVAGRAFHEVRVTWRQPGDFDRSSLEERTLTRNTKIALAIACSLLAISFIGYVVPYASQRRAEQTCAANLRYVGHAVQSYHSSFGRFPSPDCDGHSWRIRCVPFMFASPMYGEYRFDEPWDSEANISIDTRPLPTKDFPPDGGPPPEEPHGMPYAYQCIDESNAHHTAFLMLVGVHAFGKPGGWRRSDEIVDGLETTLAIVETIRSDVHWLDPTDLNIDKMSFSLNDGLNSISSPHASGPAVLFCDGAVYRLHSSVTPDLLRAMVTIDGGEPISRDEMIAKGYLVPH
- the ltrA gene encoding group II intron reverse transcriptase/maturase, producing the protein MKLEGQSSGTKSSNIDRGKAVGISRDSDLAPAVLSDGPTVLTRLDRISQRAKADPGAVFNNLFSLLNYELLWYAFRRLKRGKTPGVDNVTVEDYEENLRANLQDLLLRLHRGSYRPRPSLRKNIPKGNGKTRPLGIACVEDKLVQRAVVMILEQIYEVDFHDASYGYRPKRSCHAALSTLGAIIATQRVNWISDADIEGFFDNVSHERLIELLRIRVSDPKMLRLITGFLRAGVMIDGKLTATEDGVPQGASLSPLLANVYLNYVLDQWFEQEVKPRLRGEAYIVRFADDFVCGIELESDARRYQAVLPKRLARFSLSIAEEKTKLIRFGRFARRDSQRLGEGAPAVFDFLGFTHYCGRSRAGKFKLKRKTSGKKLRMKLSEMRLWFHHQLSTPVGEMWQVLNAKLRGHYQYYGINDNWPMLMAFRSKVRRMAKRHLSRRSQKSYVNWDDLGVVSPGRKIPRDSEGRKSKIGVSSDWYFIKRASRVTLMLQNKYGNTRTPSWMSLNAGDTSTQRINTDFLSHNKSSTKFLTRSNPGSSPLLSRFSPWRSLLPHSSNLKSLCCCSFVSSGDWCCKLWFSRLNPVKLTPCPKICTSNVAGIVVAPNQLPTDRSQHASATSSFVEPVTEAGNGVKKPSFLCN